TGTTAGAAGGAACAGTGATTCATCAATCTCCATGTGAAGGCTAGGGAGCAGTCATGATTGTACCTACCTCAATGACACCTGCTAcaaaaatttttctcttttctatcTCCCTGGTGGTTCCCAGAAAACAAACCTGTCACATCTTTGAGGCAGTGCTGACAGTAAGAGAACAGATCATGGAATAGGAGAGGGttactgagcagcagctgctgtaagACCTTAGCACAGCAAATGGATTCAGGCACTGGCacggctgcccagggctgtgctggagtccccttccctggaggggtttaaaaGATGTGGCTCTTGGAAACATGGTTTGGTGGGAGCTTGGCAGTgttgggttaatggttggatcttagaggtctttcccaacctaaatgattcagTGGTTCTAAGGAAGGCTGTTCTAAACATCCTATTTCTGTAAGGTGGTAAAATGCCTGTATTGATTTGAACAgcaaagcagaggagaaagacCCACGGGGGAAGAGTGGGACTGAGATGCATTAGCAGCATTGCTGTGGGAAAACATTGTCCTTGAGATGCCTAAAATTCACATTTCCAGTCTGCCTGGGCACAGTCAGAGAGAAACACATTTCCTCAACCACACAACGAGTATGGGATGTCTGGCTGGAGCTCCTGTGAGGAAACCATCTGTGCTCACCAGCCAGAGCTGcgtctgctccctgctcctcaaaGGACCAGGAGTCCCCTGAATGCCTATCAGAGCACCTGCCATCTGAAACAAGGACCTTGTGTGGCCTGGAGGACGCTCAGATGTCTTATCAGCCCTAAATATAAAGAGATCTTTTAtcagagaggagagggaagaagccaCCTTCCCAAATGCTGAGGTTTCACTTCTCTGGGATCCAGGATGAGtcagccaggccctgctgagctccacaGACCTGTTCAGGTTAATAAAatccctgccagagcctggGCAGCTCACAGGATGCTGTGTGGCTTCCACGTTGACCTCACTGCTTCTCATTTACCCTTGGGTGAGAGTGACCAAAATCCATCACTACCTGGCAGCCACTGGGTAAAGCCCTGCCAAATAAATCAGTGTTGTGCACAGCAAACAGGTGTCTGCAGCACAAAAGGAGCCATTCAcatcagcacagcacaaagggatttttcatcaGGGGAGTGAAGACATGAATGGGTCATTAGAGTGAGGGGAATTCACAGGCAGAGAGAGATAACAGGGAAAAGCAGGGGGAGATTTCACTGTAGAGACAGTGGAGAAGTGGTTGGAGTGTGGGGGGATAGAGAAGAGgcaaccaaggaggcaaagagGAGTTAAGTGAGCAATTTGACTTTATTATAGGAAAACAGGGACACTGAACAAAACTGGAAAATACATTTAGAAGTGTGGAGAGGAGATAACCTTGCCAAGTGGAAGTGACTTTTGCCTCTGTGAAGAATTTCAGTGGTTGGgagtgctgtggggctggaggaaggCACGGGCACCTGTGTCAGGAGGGGAAGGCCCAGGTACACTAATGAGAACACAGTTCCTGGTATTCCTCCTCCATGGAGGGTACAGAGGCTTCCAGGTAGGACCCAGGCATTAGCACACaaattcagagaaaagaattcTCCTCtgggatattttaaaatattaatatcttGCATCTTTGACTGCATCACTTGATTTTGTCCATTTTCAGAGCCAGGAAACCACAGGGAATGGAGCTCTGTGGTCCCTTCATTGTAGTTTATCCAGGGCAGGATTAAATATACAGGTCAGGGCAATGTTGGGGTTACAATATTGTGTTACATTTGGTCTGGGGATGGAGAACATCTTTTTACAGACAAGGAATCAGTGGGCATTCAGAGTGACCTTTTGATGCTCCTCAGTCTGCCACATTTTGCCAGCCCTAAAAATATGccttgaaagagaaaataaaatctctacAGGCTTTTCTCCACAGCTACTAAAAGATCAGGCAGTATGTACGCTCCTATATCACCTGCAAAAATGCAGATGCTCTCATCTCCAGCACACATAAAAGCCATAAATCTGGGTAGTTGTAATGTCTTGTTCATTCATATAAAGAGAACACAAATTGTGGATGGCACTGCCTGGTAAGGAGGAATCTTTCACTTCCCAGGCAGATCATTGTCAACATTAAACATTATTGAGTGATCATTACAAGGGTTACATTGAATGGCTATTTTCTTATCTCTATTTTTTTGCCTACAAAAGGCACcctggaaggcagcaggatATCATATGAAACTTGGATTTCCTTAAACATCCTTCCCTTGttcagtaataataataataataataataataaagccCCCAGTCATCAGAAGCCTCTGAGTTCCTTTAAATTCAAAATCCTCTCACAGGGACGCTGCTGTTTTCAGTCTGGGCTTTGCTAAGGGGACAaacctgctgtgccaggagctggggcacaAGCATCTGGGCATGGGCTCTCTCCCCTGGCATTGGGCAGCGAAGGGTTCATCTCTGGTATCATTCCAtccttttggatttttgttgCACATTTTTTGTCTCCTACCTGTTGCCTGATCTGTTTTCTGATGTGTTTTCTCTTGGACCTTGGGGAGAAAGGTCTCCTTTGTGCTCAGAACAACAGAATGCTCAAGCTATACTGGAGTCTTTCAATGCTAACAGAATAAAAGTATACCATTTATTTATCAAAGTCTCCTTTAAAGGAGGAGATGGACAAAACAGGTTTTAACCTACTTGTGATGCTCAGGAAAAGCAAGCACTTTGATTCGCTCCTTCCCAGACAAACAGCATTGCATTGCTTGTATCTGATTTTATTACCTATAAACCactttctatttttgttttcacatgCCATTGACTTTGTTTGGTACAGACACAGCTGAACAAGGCTGGTTTTTCAAGTGCAAATCATGTTAATAGATGCCCAgttctttccactccatacACAGGAGCACCACTGTAAGAAAGAGAGCTGGTGcccaaaaaaatattttcctgtttcatttccTAAATTACCTCTGAGCCACATTATCCCTTCTGAATTCCAAAATGTGGAATGGTGATGGTTGCTTTAGTACTTCTGGCATGGTCTCTTCAAATAAGGAGAATTTATTTGCGTGGAGGAGTGAAACAATATGAGCAGACAATGAAATCTCAAGTGGTAAAGTGTGTGAAATTCTCCATTTACTATTACTTTTTATGATGCTGTTTCCAGCTTTTCTTCACTGCTTGCAACTACAACTGATGGATTTGGAGCACAGAGTGCCTCTTATCACTGCTCTTCATCAGCAAGtgtgagcagcagcaagcaGTCAAATCGTTGCTGTACCCAAACAGCATCTCTGcatccagggatggagctgcagggagagctcacTCGTTGGGAACTTGATCTGCCTAATTATGTGACTGTTGACTGGGCAACAGGCTGCACACCCAGTTGTCCccagtaaaaataatttgtcttaAAATTTCATCTGAGTTAAAATACATCATCTTTTTATCTCATTACCTGTTTGTTTCCCTGTCACAGCATTTTTGAAATGGTATCAAGAGTTATTAGAAGAAAGCTCTTTTCTGTCATTAAAATACCAGGTTCAGAAAGATCTCCAGAGTCCTGGAATGCAGATGAGGGCATGAGTGGCACTTCCTGAGCAGAATTACAAGGAAGTGTTCTCACTGGAGACAGTATTCAGAGGTGGATGCTGGCAGGAGTTCAAGTGTCCACACTTGGTCTTATGGCCATGACTTCCCTGACATCTCCTGTCCATGGAGGGGGTGCTGGAGGGTCCTTTCCTTGCAGGCTCCACTGAACTCCGGtaagagagcagctctgggactgAGGAATGAGTTGTCCCTTCAGACAGAGAGAAGTTAAAGAGAGAGACCATCCTTTGGTGGTATTTGCTCTTCATTTCCTTGGCTGATCTGTAGAGGTTCCCAACAAAGCAATAACATATCGGGTTGAGACTGGAATTGGTGAGGCCGAGCCACTGGGCAAAAGGCCTGAGCTGCAGGATCCAAGGAGAAGGAGTCACATCCTGCAAAGACTTGGGGATGTTGAAATCAATCCAGATGTCCATCAGGTAGACGGGCAGCCAAGAGATGGCgaagagcagcaccagggccacCACCATCTGTGCCACCTTCCTGCGGATCTTCAGCCTGGAGGCCGGCAGGGACCGGTTCAGGGCAGAGCTCTCCTTCAGCTGGCTGCTGCGGCTCCACAGGCGCCTCACCGTCAGGAAGCAGATCACCATGTTGAACAGGACGGGCAGGCAGTACAGGGCACAGAAGAGCAGAAAGTTGTAGGCTTGCTTGAGTCTCTCCTGAGGCCAGATCTCCCTGCAGATGGAAAACACCAGGGGCAAGCCCTCCACCACCCCGATCTCATCCCGTTTGTTCATGAAGATGAGGGGCATGCATATCCCTGAGGACAGCAACCACACCACCAGGATGGTGCTGAGGATCCTCTTCTGGGTGAAGAAGGAGCGGGCGTTGAGCGGGTTGTGCACGCTGTAGTACCGGTTCACGCTGATGACCGTCAGGCTGAGGACGCTGGCGGACACAGAAACGGCCTGGATGAAGGGCACTGCCCGGCAGAGGAAGTCCCCGTACACCCAGGCTTTGTAGATGAGGTTGCCCACGGTGATGGGCATGCAGATGCACACCACCATGAGGTCACACACTGCCAGGTTGATGAGGAGGCTGCGGGTGGCGCTCAGGCTGGACGTGCGGCTCCGGCGCTTGCGGGTCAGCACCCTGATGGACATGATGTTGCCCACGAAGCCCACCACAAAGGACAGCAAGTACATCACCGTGAGGCTGATGGTCACA
This genomic window from Molothrus aeneus isolate 106 chromosome 16, BPBGC_Maene_1.0, whole genome shotgun sequence contains:
- the LOC136563511 gene encoding galanin receptor type 1-like, which codes for MDSSSPEPGAPPDPLQLWQEENQTQGGLWNGSQELGWEELEKMLFLFAKEPVTISLTVMYLLSFVVGFVGNIMSIRVLTRKRRSRTSSLSATRSLLINLAVCDLMVVCICMPITVGNLIYKAWVYGDFLCRAVPFIQAVSVSASVLSLTVISVNRYYSVHNPLNARSFFTQKRILSTILVVWLLSSGICMPLIFMNKRDEIGVVEGLPLVFSICREIWPQERLKQAYNFLLFCALYCLPVLFNMVICFLTVRRLWSRSSQLKESSALNRSLPASRLKIRRKVAQMVVALVLLFAISWLPVYLMDIWIDFNIPKSLQDVTPSPWILQLRPFAQWLGLTNSSLNPICYCFVGNLYRSAKEMKSKYHQRMVSLFNFSLSEGTTHSSVPELLSYRSSVEPARKGPSSTPSMDRRCQGSHGHKTKCGHLNSCQHPPLNTVSSENTSL